Proteins from a genomic interval of Stenotrophomonas maltophilia:
- the smeT gene encoding efflux transporter SmeDEF transcriptional repressor SmeT: MARKTKEDTQATREGILDAAEACFHEHGVARTTLEMIGARAGYTRGAVYWHFKNKSEVLAAIVERVHLPFMQELERTSTDQRDTPVHDLRAVMIHSFIELSEDERLRKTMEIMLRSDASADTKVLTEMQQAGFRDALDRMERALRRAQDLGQLREGADPKIAARMLHATVLGVLHGAMVEPDLMDLKRDGMLALDMTLAAYVKDGVFVPGTVPEPLPEA, translated from the coding sequence ATGGCCCGCAAGACCAAAGAGGACACCCAGGCAACCCGGGAAGGCATCCTTGACGCCGCCGAAGCCTGCTTCCATGAACACGGCGTGGCCCGTACCACGCTGGAGATGATCGGCGCCCGCGCCGGCTATACCCGTGGCGCGGTGTACTGGCACTTCAAGAACAAGAGCGAGGTGCTGGCCGCGATCGTCGAACGGGTGCACCTGCCCTTCATGCAGGAACTGGAACGCACCTCCACCGACCAGCGCGACACGCCGGTGCACGACCTGCGCGCGGTGATGATCCACTCGTTCATCGAGCTGTCCGAGGACGAACGCCTGCGCAAGACCATGGAGATCATGCTGCGCAGCGATGCCTCGGCCGACACCAAGGTGCTGACCGAAATGCAGCAGGCCGGATTCCGCGATGCGCTGGACCGGATGGAGCGTGCCCTGCGCCGCGCCCAGGACCTGGGCCAGCTGCGCGAAGGCGCCGACCCCAAGATCGCCGCCCGCATGCTGCATGCCACCGTGCTGGGCGTGCTGCACGGGGCGATGGTCGAACCGGACCTGATGGATCTCAAGCGCGACGGCATGCTCGCACTGGACATGACCCTGGCCGCCTACGTGAAGGACGGCGTGTTCGTGCCCGGAACGGTGCCCGAGCCGTTGCCGGAAGCGTGA
- the smeF gene encoding multidrug efflux RND transporter outer membrane subunit SmeF, whose amino-acid sequence MEVIPMKSASLFLSIAAALALAGCSTLVPKNTAVAPAIPAQWPAEAAQGEVADVAAVGWRDFFTDARLQQVIDQSLQNNRDLRVAVLNVERARGQYRVQRADRVPGVAVTGQMDRRGTDAGVTEQFTAGVGVAEFELDLFGRVRNLSEAALQQYFAVAANRRNAQLSLVAETATAWLTYGADAQRLKIADATLKTYEDSLRLAEARHERGGSSALELTQTRTLVETARTDAARLRGQLAQDRNALALLAGGQLDPALLPDSIAPQLLALAPPPAGLPSDVLLQRPDIMAAEHQLLAANANIGAARAAFFPSISLTGSIGSGSSELSNLFDSGTRVWSFLPKITLPIFQGGKLRANLAIANADRDIALAQYEKSIQVGFRETADALTLNVSLDEQVSSQQRLVEAAEQANRLSQARYDAGLDSFVTLLDARRTAYNAQQTQLQAQLAQQANRITLYKVLGGGWHERS is encoded by the coding sequence ATGGAAGTCATTCCCATGAAAAGTGCATCCCTGTTCCTTTCCATTGCCGCCGCGCTCGCGCTGGCTGGCTGCTCCACCCTGGTGCCGAAGAACACCGCTGTTGCTCCGGCGATTCCGGCGCAGTGGCCGGCCGAGGCCGCGCAGGGCGAGGTGGCCGATGTCGCCGCCGTCGGCTGGCGCGACTTCTTCACCGATGCGCGCCTGCAGCAGGTGATCGACCAGTCGCTGCAGAACAACCGCGACCTGCGCGTGGCCGTGCTCAACGTTGAACGCGCGCGCGGCCAGTACCGCGTACAGCGCGCCGACCGCGTGCCCGGCGTGGCCGTCACCGGCCAGATGGATCGCCGTGGCACCGACGCCGGCGTCACCGAGCAGTTCACCGCTGGTGTCGGCGTGGCCGAGTTCGAGCTGGACCTGTTCGGCCGCGTGCGCAACCTCAGCGAAGCGGCGCTGCAGCAGTACTTCGCCGTGGCCGCCAACCGCCGCAACGCGCAGTTGAGCCTGGTGGCCGAGACGGCCACCGCATGGTTGACCTACGGTGCTGATGCGCAGCGGCTGAAGATCGCCGATGCCACGCTGAAGACCTACGAGGATTCGCTGCGCCTGGCCGAGGCCCGCCACGAACGTGGTGGCAGTTCGGCGCTGGAGCTGACCCAGACCCGTACCCTGGTCGAGACCGCACGTACGGACGCTGCACGCCTGCGTGGCCAGCTGGCCCAGGACCGTAATGCGCTGGCGTTGCTGGCCGGTGGCCAGCTGGATCCGGCACTGCTGCCGGACAGCATCGCACCGCAATTGCTTGCACTGGCACCGCCGCCGGCCGGTCTGCCCAGCGACGTGCTGCTGCAGCGCCCGGACATCATGGCCGCCGAACACCAGTTGCTGGCCGCCAACGCCAACATCGGTGCGGCACGCGCAGCGTTCTTCCCGAGCATCTCGCTGACCGGCAGCATCGGCAGTGGCTCGAGCGAACTGTCCAACCTGTTCGACAGCGGAACGCGTGTGTGGAGTTTCCTGCCGAAGATCACCCTGCCGATCTTCCAGGGCGGCAAGCTGCGCGCCAACCTCGCCATCGCCAATGCGGATCGCGATATCGCGCTGGCGCAGTATGAGAAGTCGATCCAGGTGGGTTTCCGCGAAACCGCCGATGCGCTGACATTGAATGTCAGCCTGGATGAGCAGGTGAGTTCACAGCAGCGCCTGGTGGAAGCGGCCGAACAGGCCAACCGCCTGTCGCAGGCCCGCTACGACGCGGGGCTGGACAGCTTCGTCACCCTGCTCGAT
- the smeE gene encoding multidrug efflux RND transporter permease subunit SmeE: MARFFIDRPIFAWVIAIIIMLAGGLALFKLPVSMYPNVAPPAVEISATYPGASAKVVEDSVTQIIEQNMKGLDGLIYFSSNSSSNGQATITLTFESGTNPDIAQVQVQNKLQLAMPLLPQEVQRQGINVAKSSSGFLNVIAFVSENGSMDANDIADYVGSNVVDRLSRVPGVGNIQVFGGKYAMRIWLDPNKLHTYGLSVAEVTAAIKAQNAQVAIGQLGGAPSIKGQQLNATINAQSRLQTPEQFRNIIVRGAQDGAELRLGDVARVELGAESYDFVTRYNGQPASGLAVTLATGANALDTAACVDAALEDMKSFFPAGLKAEIPYDTTPFVRVSIKGVVQTLIEAIVLVFVVMYLFLQNFRATLIPTIAVPVVLLGTFGVLAMLGFSVNMLTMFAMVLAIGLLVDDAIVVVENVERIMSEEGLSPLEATRKSMGQITGALVGIGLVLSAVFVPMAFMSGSTGVIYRQFSATIVSAMALSVLVAIVLTPALCATMLKPLKKGEHHVAHKGWAGRFFNGFNRGFDRTSESYQRGVRGIIHRPWRFMGIVAALFVLMGVLFVRLPSSFLPNEDQGVLMALVQAPVGATQERTLESIAALENHFLQNEKDAVDSVFSVQGFSFAGMGQNAGMAFVKLKDWSERDADNGVMPITGRAMAALGQIKDAFIFAFPPPAIPELGTASGYTFFLKDNSGQGHEALVAARNQLLGLAAGSKKLANVRPNGQEDTPQFRIDIDAAKATSLGLSIDQINGTLAAAWGSSYIDDFVDRGRVKRVFVQADQPFRMVPEDFDLWSVKNDKGEMVPFSAFATKHWDYGSPRLERYNGVSAMEIQGEPAPGVASGDAMAEIEQLAKQLPQGFGIEWTAMSYQERQAGSQTPLLYTLSLMIVFLCLAAMYESWSVPTAVLLAAPLGILGAVLANTFKGLERDIYFQVAMLTTVGLTSKNAILIVEFAKENLEKGAGLIESIMHAVRDRLRPIVMTSLAFGMGVVPLAISTGAGSGAKQAIGTGVLGGMIVGTVLGVFFVPLFFVVVQRVFKRKSST, translated from the coding sequence ATGGCACGCTTTTTCATCGATCGACCCATCTTTGCATGGGTCATCGCCATCATCATCATGCTCGCCGGCGGCCTGGCCCTGTTCAAGCTGCCGGTCTCGATGTACCCCAACGTCGCACCGCCGGCGGTGGAAATCAGCGCCACCTACCCGGGTGCATCGGCCAAGGTGGTCGAGGACTCGGTGACGCAGATCATCGAGCAGAACATGAAGGGCCTTGATGGCCTGATCTACTTCTCCTCCAACAGCTCGTCCAACGGCCAGGCCACCATCACCCTGACCTTCGAGAGCGGCACCAACCCGGATATCGCCCAGGTGCAGGTGCAGAACAAGCTGCAGCTGGCCATGCCGCTGCTGCCGCAGGAAGTGCAGCGGCAGGGCATCAACGTGGCCAAGTCCAGCTCGGGCTTCCTGAACGTCATCGCGTTCGTGTCCGAGAACGGCAGCATGGACGCCAACGACATCGCCGACTATGTCGGTTCCAATGTCGTCGACCGTCTGAGCCGCGTGCCGGGCGTGGGCAACATCCAGGTGTTTGGTGGCAAGTACGCCATGCGTATCTGGCTGGACCCGAACAAGCTGCATACCTATGGCCTGTCGGTCGCGGAAGTGACCGCGGCAATCAAGGCACAGAACGCCCAGGTGGCCATCGGCCAGCTCGGCGGTGCGCCGTCGATCAAGGGCCAGCAGCTCAACGCCACCATCAACGCGCAGTCTCGCCTGCAGACCCCGGAACAGTTCCGCAACATCATCGTGCGCGGTGCGCAGGACGGTGCCGAGCTGCGCCTGGGTGATGTCGCCCGCGTCGAGCTGGGTGCGGAATCGTACGACTTCGTCACCCGCTACAACGGCCAGCCGGCCAGCGGCCTGGCGGTCACCCTGGCCACCGGCGCCAACGCGCTGGATACCGCCGCCTGCGTCGATGCCGCGCTGGAGGACATGAAGAGCTTCTTCCCGGCCGGCCTGAAGGCCGAGATCCCGTACGACACGACCCCGTTCGTGCGCGTGTCGATCAAGGGCGTGGTGCAGACCCTGATCGAAGCGATCGTGCTGGTGTTCGTGGTGATGTACCTGTTCCTGCAGAACTTCCGCGCCACCCTGATCCCGACCATCGCCGTGCCGGTGGTGTTGCTGGGTACCTTCGGTGTGCTGGCGATGCTGGGCTTCTCGGTGAACATGCTGACCATGTTCGCGATGGTGCTGGCCATCGGCCTGCTGGTGGATGATGCCATCGTGGTGGTGGAGAACGTCGAGCGCATCATGTCCGAGGAAGGACTGTCACCGCTTGAAGCGACCCGCAAGTCGATGGGCCAGATCACCGGCGCGCTGGTGGGCATCGGCCTGGTGCTGTCGGCGGTGTTCGTGCCGATGGCCTTCATGAGCGGCTCCACCGGCGTTATCTACCGCCAGTTCTCGGCCACGATCGTTTCGGCGATGGCGCTGTCGGTGCTGGTCGCGATCGTGCTGACCCCGGCGCTGTGCGCGACCATGCTCAAGCCGCTGAAGAAGGGTGAGCACCACGTCGCACACAAGGGCTGGGCCGGTCGTTTCTTCAATGGCTTCAACCGTGGCTTCGACCGCACCAGCGAAAGCTACCAGCGCGGCGTGCGCGGCATCATCCACCGTCCGTGGCGTTTCATGGGCATCGTCGCGGCGCTGTTCGTGCTGATGGGCGTGCTGTTCGTGCGCCTGCCCAGCTCGTTCCTGCCCAACGAAGACCAGGGCGTGCTGATGGCGCTGGTGCAGGCGCCGGTGGGTGCCACCCAGGAACGCACGCTGGAATCGATCGCGGCACTGGAAAACCACTTCCTGCAGAACGAAAAGGATGCGGTGGACTCGGTGTTCTCGGTGCAGGGCTTCAGCTTCGCCGGCATGGGCCAGAACGCCGGCATGGCATTCGTCAAGCTGAAGGACTGGAGCGAGCGTGATGCCGACAACGGCGTGATGCCGATCACCGGGCGCGCGATGGCAGCCCTGGGCCAGATCAAGGATGCCTTCATCTTCGCCTTCCCGCCGCCGGCCATTCCGGAGCTGGGTACTGCCTCGGGTTACACCTTCTTCCTGAAGGACAACAGCGGCCAGGGCCACGAGGCACTGGTGGCCGCGCGCAACCAGCTGCTGGGCCTCGCTGCGGGCAGCAAGAAGCTGGCCAACGTGCGCCCCAACGGCCAGGAGGACACGCCGCAGTTCCGCATCGACATCGACGCGGCCAAGGCGACCTCGCTGGGGCTGTCGATCGACCAGATCAACGGAACGCTGGCTGCAGCATGGGGCAGCTCATACATCGACGACTTCGTCGATCGTGGCCGCGTCAAGCGCGTGTTCGTGCAGGCCGACCAGCCGTTCCGCATGGTCCCGGAGGACTTCGACCTCTGGTCCGTGAAGAACGACAAGGGCGAGATGGTGCCGTTCAGCGCGTTCGCCACCAAGCACTGGGACTACGGTTCGCCGCGTCTTGAGCGCTACAACGGCGTGTCGGCCATGGAAATCCAGGGCGAGCCGGCCCCGGGTGTCGCCTCCGGTGATGCCATGGCCGAGATCGAACAGCTGGCCAAGCAGCTGCCGCAGGGCTTCGGCATCGAGTGGACGGCGATGTCCTACCAGGAGCGCCAGGCCGGCTCGCAGACGCCGCTGCTGTACACGCTGTCGCTGATGATCGTGTTCCTGTGCCTGGCCGCGATGTACGAAAGCTGGAGCGTGCCGACCGCAGTGCTGCTGGCGGCCCCGCTGGGCATCCTCGGCGCGGTGCTGGCCAACACCTTCAAGGGCCTGGAGCGCGACATCTACTTCCAGGTGGCGATGCTGACCACGGTGGGCCTGACCAGCAAGAACGCGATCCTGATCGTCGAGTTCGCCAAGGAGAACCTGGAGAAGGGCGCAGGCCTGATCGAATCGATCATGCATGCCGTGCGCGACCGCCTGCGTCCGATCGTGATGACCTCGCTGGCCTTCGGCATGGGCGTGGTACCGCTGGCGATCTCCACCGGCGCCGGCTCCGGCGCCAAGCAGGCGATCGGCACCGGCGTGCTCGGCGGCATGATCGTCGGCACCGTGCTCGGCGTGTTCTTCGTGCCGCTGTTCTTCGTGGTGGTGCAGCGCGTGTTCAAGCGCAAATCCTCCACGTAA
- the smeD gene encoding multidrug efflux RND transporter periplasmic adaptor subunit SmeD encodes MLLSRIRPFALSLAIAATVAACGGQPQAPEQGPGDVTVVTLKSETVGLTRELPGRTNAFLVAEVRPQVNGIVAKRLFTEGGMVKAGEPLYQIEDASYRAQANSARAQLARAEATANAARLSAKRITELAKVDAVSQQDLENAVAAQKQAEADVGAAKASLDAANVTLGYARIVAPISGRIGKSSVTQGALVSAGQANALATVQQLDPIYVDLTQSSAELLQLRRELAAGRLQDNQSLPVSILMEDGSTFEHKGTLEFSEVSVDPATGSFGLRVKVDNPDGLLMPGTYVRAVIGGGVRSDAVLVPMAGIARDPKGDTSAMVVDKDNKVEVRPVKVSRTVGDKWLVEDGLKAGDKVIVEGLQKIGPGMPVKATEKGAAPAKPAAAAQPAAPASDAK; translated from the coding sequence ATGTTGCTGAGCCGAATCCGACCCTTTGCACTGTCGCTGGCAATCGCCGCGACCGTGGCTGCCTGCGGCGGCCAACCCCAGGCCCCCGAGCAGGGCCCGGGTGACGTCACCGTAGTCACGCTGAAGTCCGAGACCGTGGGCCTGACCCGCGAACTGCCGGGCCGTACCAATGCCTTCCTGGTTGCTGAAGTGCGTCCGCAGGTCAACGGCATCGTCGCCAAGCGCCTGTTCACCGAAGGCGGCATGGTCAAGGCCGGCGAGCCGCTGTACCAGATCGAAGACGCCAGCTACCGCGCCCAGGCCAACAGCGCCCGCGCCCAGCTGGCCCGTGCCGAAGCCACGGCCAACGCTGCACGCCTGAGCGCCAAGCGCATCACCGAGCTGGCCAAGGTTGATGCGGTAAGCCAGCAGGATCTGGAAAACGCCGTGGCCGCGCAGAAGCAGGCCGAAGCAGACGTCGGCGCCGCCAAGGCATCGCTGGATGCGGCCAACGTCACACTGGGCTATGCCCGCATCGTCGCGCCGATCAGCGGCCGCATCGGCAAGTCCAGCGTCACCCAGGGTGCGCTGGTCAGCGCCGGGCAGGCCAATGCCCTGGCCACCGTGCAGCAGCTGGACCCGATCTATGTGGACCTGACCCAGTCTTCGGCCGAGCTGCTGCAGCTGCGTCGTGAACTGGCCGCTGGCCGCCTGCAGGACAACCAGTCGCTGCCGGTCAGCATCCTGATGGAAGACGGCAGCACCTTCGAGCACAAGGGCACGCTGGAGTTCTCCGAAGTCAGCGTCGATCCGGCTACCGGCAGCTTCGGCCTGCGCGTGAAGGTGGACAACCCGGACGGCCTGCTGATGCCGGGCACCTATGTGCGCGCGGTGATCGGTGGCGGCGTGCGCAGCGATGCGGTGCTGGTGCCGATGGCCGGCATCGCCCGCGATCCGAAGGGTGACACCTCCGCGATGGTGGTCGACAAGGACAACAAGGTCGAAGTGCGCCCGGTCAAGGTCAGCCGCACGGTTGGCGACAAGTGGCTGGTCGAGGACGGCCTGAAGGCCGGCGACAAGGTCATCGTCGAAGGCCTGCAGAAGATCGGCCCCGGCATGCCGGTCAAGGCCACCGAGAAGGGCGCTGCTCCGGCCAAGCCGGCAGCGGCCGCCCAGCCTGCCGCGCCGGCCAGCGACGCGAAGTAA